A single window of Acidimicrobiales bacterium DNA harbors:
- the rsbW gene encoding serine-protein kinase RsbW yields MGGYVELEIPAKPEYLGLARVIVAAAAGLDPSLGDERIDDLRIAVSEATTNAIEAHARLASDERVVVRCRLDEDRIEVEVVDHGPGFTPELVPPPPQPDDPERLGWERGLGLPLMKTLADEIDISSSDSGTTVKLVVYHTRAVSEGRAGRGS; encoded by the coding sequence ATGGGTGGATACGTAGAGCTCGAGATTCCCGCGAAGCCCGAGTACCTGGGCTTGGCCCGCGTGATCGTCGCCGCAGCCGCAGGACTGGATCCGTCATTGGGCGACGAGCGGATCGACGACCTTCGGATAGCGGTGTCCGAAGCCACCACAAACGCCATCGAGGCCCACGCCCGGCTCGCCAGCGACGAGAGAGTCGTCGTCCGCTGTCGCTTGGACGAGGACCGGATCGAAGTCGAAGTGGTGGATCACGGCCCAGGCTTCACTCCTGAACTCGTACCACCTCCCCCTCAGCCAGACGACCCTGAGCGCCTGGGCTGGGAACGTGGTCTGGGTCTCCCCCTCATGAAGACCCTTGCCGACGAGATCGACATCAGCTCGTCCGACAGCGGGACGACGGTGAAGTTGGTCGTCTATCACACTCGAGCCGTGTCAGAAGGGCGCGCCGGCCGCGGCTCGTGA
- the nhaA gene encoding Na(+)/H(+) antiporter NhaA has translation MSSRDPESHATDLSRPVPDAEDYPELSPRWTESDKFVPRTFIRPILAFIQYEAAGAFVMLIAAACALVMANSPLQDAYEALRETRLDVTLGDLVHLDLTLVEWVNDALMTVFFFVVAMEIKREVTQGELADPRRAALPVIAAAGGMLLPACIYLLFNSGTSTAGGWGVPVATDIAFAVGVVTLLGNRVPSAAKIFLLTLAVADDVGGILVIAVFYSSDLKIGWLALVTIPVLLVLLLRRTGVRSVSPYVLLGAVTWFAMHESGLHATLTGVLFGLLTPAWSYANPKFFGLHATELVDRIQRRFDEGLTEVEHEENEADLAELTRLARDCTSPLNTLIFKLEPWVAFAIVPAFAFLNSGVVFTRESLRSALTSEVVWGIGLGLLLGKAVGIFGATWLAVKSGVGRLPRGVTWGMFTGVAAAGGIGFTVALFVANLAFSDPNVVDQAKVGIFAGSLLSGVVAYSLLRVATRNVSTAAGAVATAEVT, from the coding sequence GTGTCGTCGAGAGACCCCGAGTCGCACGCAACCGACCTCTCGCGTCCGGTTCCGGATGCCGAGGATTACCCCGAACTGAGCCCACGCTGGACCGAGTCCGACAAGTTCGTCCCGCGTACGTTCATCCGCCCGATTCTCGCCTTCATCCAGTACGAGGCCGCCGGAGCATTCGTGATGCTCATCGCTGCAGCATGCGCCCTCGTCATGGCCAACTCTCCTCTGCAAGACGCGTACGAGGCGCTTCGCGAGACACGCCTCGACGTGACCCTCGGTGATCTGGTGCATCTCGACCTCACCCTCGTCGAGTGGGTGAACGACGCTCTGATGACGGTGTTCTTCTTCGTCGTGGCGATGGAGATCAAGCGTGAAGTAACTCAAGGTGAACTAGCCGATCCAAGGCGGGCCGCACTTCCCGTGATCGCCGCCGCAGGCGGGATGTTGCTTCCCGCCTGCATCTATCTCCTCTTCAACTCGGGCACCTCCACCGCCGGCGGTTGGGGCGTTCCCGTGGCGACCGACATTGCCTTCGCAGTGGGGGTCGTCACCCTGTTGGGTAACCGAGTCCCCTCGGCAGCCAAGATCTTCCTGCTCACGCTGGCGGTCGCAGACGACGTGGGCGGGATCCTGGTCATCGCCGTCTTCTACAGCTCGGACCTGAAAATCGGCTGGCTCGCCCTGGTCACGATCCCGGTGCTGCTCGTGCTCCTCCTACGGCGCACGGGTGTGCGAAGCGTGTCGCCCTATGTGCTGCTCGGCGCCGTCACCTGGTTCGCGATGCACGAGTCGGGCCTGCACGCCACTTTGACGGGTGTGCTGTTCGGTCTCCTCACACCCGCATGGTCCTACGCCAACCCGAAGTTCTTCGGGCTACACGCGACGGAACTGGTCGACAGGATCCAGAGACGATTCGACGAAGGCCTGACAGAGGTCGAGCACGAGGAGAACGAGGCCGACCTGGCCGAGCTGACGAGGCTCGCGAGGGACTGCACGTCCCCTCTGAACACCCTCATCTTCAAATTGGAACCGTGGGTCGCGTTCGCCATAGTGCCCGCGTTCGCCTTCCTCAACTCCGGAGTCGTGTTCACGAGGGAGAGTCTCCGGTCGGCCTTGACTAGCGAGGTGGTGTGGGGGATCGGTCTCGGGCTTCTGTTAGGAAAGGCGGTGGGGATCTTCGGCGCCACGTGGCTGGCCGTCAAGTCTGGGGTGGGGCGGTTGCCCCGCGGTGTGACCTGGGGGATGTTCACGGGAGTCGCTGCCGCCGGGGGAATCGGCTTCACCGTGGCGCTGTTCGTGGCTAACCTCGCCTTCTCCGACCCGAACGTGGTCGACCAAGCCAAGGTCGGGATCTTCGCCGGGAGCCTGCTGTCTGGTGTCGTCGCCTATTCGCTTCTACGAGTCGCCACGCGAAACGTCTCGACGGCCGCCGGGGCCGTTGCGACCGCAGAGGTCACCTGA